A genomic window from Candidatus Methylacidiphilum fumarolicum includes:
- the rsmI gene encoding 16S rRNA (cytidine(1402)-2'-O)-methyltransferase has protein sequence MSQSQENTRNNLIGRLFVVGTPIGNLEDITYKAVKTLKEVDIIAAEDTRKALILIQKWEIKKPLFTYNKINEEKKASSLLNILLKGKKVALISEAGMPCISDPGERLIHKCIENNIPFEVIPGPSAVLQALLLSGFKTTPFYFGGFLPIKTKARQAEWLQSAERPYASVYFESPYRLISSLEDAQLTIPDCMLCIVKEMTKKFEEVFRGRPKDLLFQLQSVKIKGEFSIVVDGFGYARKKQQKRSTEPSTDIT, from the coding sequence ATGAGCCAGAGCCAAGAAAATACAAGAAATAATCTCATCGGAAGGCTTTTTGTCGTTGGCACACCGATAGGAAATCTTGAAGACATAACCTATAAAGCGGTTAAAACATTGAAAGAAGTCGATATTATCGCAGCCGAAGATACCAGAAAGGCTCTCATTTTGATTCAAAAATGGGAAATCAAAAAACCTCTCTTTACCTATAATAAAATAAACGAAGAAAAAAAAGCTTCTAGCCTCCTCAACATCCTTCTCAAAGGAAAAAAAGTCGCACTTATTTCTGAAGCCGGCATGCCCTGTATTTCTGATCCAGGAGAAAGGCTCATTCATAAATGCATCGAAAATAATATACCTTTTGAAGTCATTCCTGGTCCCTCGGCTGTTTTACAGGCTCTCCTTCTTTCAGGGTTCAAAACCACTCCATTTTATTTTGGCGGTTTTTTACCGATCAAAACCAAAGCAAGACAAGCTGAATGGCTCCAATCGGCAGAAAGACCCTACGCCTCTGTATATTTTGAATCTCCTTACAGACTTATTTCCTCCTTAGAAGATGCTCAACTAACCATTCCAGACTGCATGCTTTGCATCGTAAAAGAAATGACAAAAAAATTCGAGGAAGTCTTCAGAGGGAGACCAAAAGATCTGTTGTTTCAATTACAATCTGTAAAAATAAAAGGAGAATTTAGTATCGTCGTCGATGGTTTTGGATATGCAAGAAAAAAACAGCAAAAAAGATCGACAGAGCCTTCTACTGATATAACATAA
- a CDS encoding AsmA family protein, with protein MKQQGKKKRVSPILLFFLIFFAILVLGAFGFIWWVNVIVKSKVFADYASKIVEKYTAITGSFEPFMFYGFGLETSSYKGKGKKESPIASIAIAPLTVQLRSIGIFGRPWIIRSIELGDLSVVLQNPELPPERKTENLPTAAALKNNKEKTVSIEKISIKNLSLSWPATMGGGGQVNGMELNVRPKEENWDINAHRGVLLLRSLPELALENIKGLLTKTSFEVSDATLHLKSDPKATVLIQGVLALVPPQKTHLNLSLHQIPLDSILFGSLRNELKGYLRGNIGLNAESDIAKTYHGEGEMFIDQGRLVHLTFLTNIDSFLNLHRLEDIPLTVAHFLVTLEPNTIKLHHIDWQSEDTMKLTGWVTLVEKNVTGTLMLGLRSDWIQKLPGLGAQLFNAGADRFFWTEIHLSGTIDDIHEDFSPRLNQAVQGIIKKGIEREIQRQVPGRIFRNIIPNFP; from the coding sequence ATGAAACAACAGGGAAAAAAAAAGAGGGTTAGCCCTATTCTTCTTTTCTTCCTTATTTTTTTTGCGATTTTGGTTCTTGGAGCTTTTGGCTTCATCTGGTGGGTTAATGTAATCGTTAAAAGCAAAGTTTTCGCTGATTATGCCTCAAAGATTGTCGAAAAATATACAGCTATTACGGGCAGTTTTGAGCCTTTTATGTTTTATGGATTCGGATTAGAAACAAGCTCCTATAAAGGAAAAGGAAAGAAAGAGTCACCCATTGCCTCCATTGCCATTGCGCCCTTGACTGTTCAATTAAGATCTATAGGAATTTTTGGGCGTCCCTGGATTATTCGTTCCATAGAACTTGGCGATCTCTCTGTTGTTTTACAAAATCCTGAACTTCCTCCCGAAAGGAAAACTGAAAACCTGCCAACTGCTGCCGCTTTAAAAAATAATAAAGAAAAAACGGTATCGATTGAAAAGATTTCTATCAAAAACCTCAGTCTTAGTTGGCCAGCAACAATGGGAGGAGGTGGACAAGTTAATGGCATGGAACTCAATGTCCGGCCAAAAGAAGAAAATTGGGATATCAATGCCCACCGAGGTGTTCTTCTGTTAAGATCGCTCCCAGAATTGGCTCTCGAAAATATCAAAGGGCTCTTGACTAAGACATCTTTTGAAGTTTCTGATGCTACCTTACATCTTAAGTCCGATCCCAAAGCCACTGTTCTAATTCAAGGAGTATTGGCCCTGGTACCTCCTCAAAAAACTCATTTGAACCTCTCTTTACATCAGATCCCACTCGATTCCATTTTGTTTGGGTCTTTACGTAATGAACTCAAAGGCTATTTACGTGGCAATATCGGACTAAACGCGGAGAGCGATATTGCAAAAACTTATCATGGAGAGGGGGAGATGTTTATTGATCAAGGACGTCTTGTCCATTTAACGTTTCTAACTAATATAGATTCTTTTTTAAATCTCCACCGTCTTGAAGATATTCCACTTACTGTAGCCCACTTCTTAGTCACTCTAGAACCTAACACCATCAAGCTCCATCACATTGATTGGCAATCCGAAGACACAATGAAGCTTACCGGATGGGTGACTCTCGTTGAAAAGAACGTGACTGGTACTCTTATGTTAGGTCTTCGTTCAGACTGGATACAAAAACTTCCAGGATTAGGGGCACAGTTATTCAATGCTGGTGCAGATAGGTTTTTTTGGACTGAAATCCATCTTTCTGGGACCATTGACGATATCCATGAAGACTTTTCCCCACGTCTGAATCAGGCCGTTCAGGGGATAATTAAAAAAGGAATCGAAAGAGAGATTCAAAGACAGGTTCCAGGAAGGATTTTCAGAAACATCATTCCGAATTTTCCTTAG
- the hisD gene encoding histidinol dehydrogenase — protein MIDFKILRFSDPDWNQKKKALSRTYLSSKEIEEKVKTVLEEVLHRGDKAVSQYTEQFDKQSIEPQSFRITKKPSAPPKPVIDALRWAKKNITLFAKASKTKNWSIRNVEGARVGEIYSPFQRIGVYVPGGTAPLVSTALMTVCIAKTAGVKEIVVVSPPPINPILHFAIEYSGATELYQIGGIQAIGALAFGTESIRKVEKIFGPGNAYVVEAKRQVVGTVAIDLLPGPSEIAVLASSGSNPEFIAADLLAQAEHGPSSKILFVTPDDSLLQSVIEAINQQLISLQRKHILMEVLSHHAYFVQVASLDEGIELIEDFAPEHLSLQIPSPKKFLFRLKNCGAIYLGPYSAVAAGDFLAGPSHTLPTGGGAKSFSGLTLSQFYKRTSLIEYSKKALLKVSPFLESFATIESLDAHGASIKIRRRKK, from the coding sequence ATGATTGATTTTAAAATTCTACGTTTTTCCGATCCAGATTGGAATCAAAAGAAAAAAGCGCTCTCGCGTACTTATCTTTCTTCGAAAGAAATTGAAGAAAAAGTAAAGACAGTTCTGGAAGAAGTTCTGCACAGAGGGGATAAAGCCGTTAGTCAATATACTGAGCAGTTCGACAAACAATCTATAGAGCCACAATCTTTTAGAATCACAAAGAAGCCCTCTGCCCCTCCCAAACCAGTTATAGATGCCCTACGCTGGGCAAAGAAAAACATAACTTTGTTTGCAAAGGCTTCCAAAACCAAAAATTGGTCTATAAGAAACGTGGAAGGGGCTCGAGTTGGAGAAATTTACAGTCCTTTCCAAAGAATAGGTGTCTACGTGCCAGGAGGAACTGCTCCACTTGTTTCAACGGCATTGATGACTGTATGCATTGCTAAGACTGCCGGGGTTAAAGAAATTGTCGTTGTGTCCCCTCCCCCAATTAATCCGATTCTTCATTTTGCTATTGAATATTCTGGAGCGACCGAACTCTATCAGATTGGAGGCATTCAAGCCATAGGTGCTTTAGCTTTTGGCACCGAAAGCATTAGAAAAGTCGAAAAGATATTCGGACCTGGGAATGCCTATGTTGTTGAAGCAAAAAGACAGGTAGTAGGAACCGTAGCCATCGATCTATTACCTGGTCCAAGCGAAATTGCCGTGTTGGCTTCTAGTGGTTCCAATCCAGAGTTTATTGCTGCTGATCTCCTTGCTCAAGCCGAACACGGCCCTTCCAGTAAAATTTTATTTGTTACTCCCGATGATTCATTATTGCAATCAGTTATAGAAGCGATAAATCAACAGCTTATTTCCTTGCAAAGAAAACATATTCTAATGGAAGTACTCTCTCATCATGCCTACTTTGTTCAAGTTGCTTCTCTGGATGAAGGAATTGAGCTCATAGAAGATTTCGCTCCTGAACATCTGAGCTTACAAATTCCTTCTCCTAAAAAATTTCTTTTTAGATTAAAAAATTGCGGGGCAATCTATCTTGGACCGTATTCTGCAGTTGCTGCAGGAGACTTTTTAGCTGGGCCAAGCCACACACTTCCCACTGGGGGTGGGGCAAAATCCTTTAGTGGTCTTACCTTATCACAGTTCTACAAAAGAACTAGCCTGATCGAATATTCAAAAAAGGCCCTGTTAAAAGTGTCCCCCTTTTTAGAATCTTTCGCTACAATCGAATCTCTTGATGCCCATGGAGCATCGATTAAAATAAGAAGAAGGAAAAAATAA
- a CDS encoding class I SAM-dependent methyltransferase, translated as MSKTENNIIESQQRSRSHFSSCASYYQKGHILKNTEDLEKTFEDIKLQKGMKALDIATGNGYTAFFLAEHGLEVTACDITENMLEGAKKTAIEKNYDIKFVLHSAEKLPYPNESFDLVCCRYAAHHFGDQKAFVRESARVLKKNGLFVLIDGTVPNGASEAYEWLDRVEKLRDFSHVGYRFESEWKEYCREAGLEPVKSLFIPFKQDDIEWYFRSGGTSVENQQAIYKMVQEASERVKKVLKIGWEDGKPVWWWIKLALVARKT; from the coding sequence ATGAGCAAAACTGAAAACAATATTATTGAAAGTCAGCAGCGTTCCCGATCCCATTTTTCCTCATGTGCTTCTTACTATCAAAAGGGTCACATCCTGAAGAATACGGAGGATTTAGAAAAGACTTTTGAGGATATAAAGCTTCAAAAAGGAATGAAAGCATTGGATATAGCGACTGGTAATGGATATACGGCTTTTTTCCTTGCTGAACATGGTCTTGAGGTTACCGCATGTGATATAACTGAAAATATGCTTGAAGGAGCCAAAAAAACAGCCATTGAAAAAAACTATGACATAAAATTTGTACTCCACAGTGCAGAAAAGCTGCCGTATCCCAATGAATCTTTTGATCTGGTATGCTGCCGGTATGCAGCGCATCATTTTGGCGATCAGAAAGCTTTTGTGCGTGAATCTGCTAGAGTCCTTAAGAAAAACGGACTCTTCGTTTTGATTGATGGAACAGTTCCTAATGGAGCATCGGAAGCTTATGAGTGGTTAGACCGTGTCGAAAAACTGAGGGATTTCAGTCATGTGGGATATAGATTTGAAAGCGAATGGAAAGAATATTGTCGGGAGGCTGGTTTAGAACCTGTTAAATCCCTCTTTATTCCTTTTAAACAAGATGATATTGAATGGTATTTTCGCTCTGGAGGAACGTCTGTAGAAAACCAACAGGCCATTTACAAGATGGTGCAAGAAGCCTCGGAAAGAGTCAAAAAGGTTTTAAAAATTGGCTGGGAAGATGGAAAGCCTGTTTGGTGGTGGATTAAACTTGCATTAGTAGCTAGAAAAACGTAA
- a CDS encoding MotA/TolQ/ExbB proton channel family protein, with product MKDDFWLFAQLFLAAKQNPRVIQEAISLFDIVHKGGLIMWPILFCSVLGLGVFLERLFMYRRCELPIEESIAGIKNLIHKGNFEEALLRASSFYGPIGRVIRQILLFHYLPLSELREAAKNVAQLEIPKLEAHLPILSTIASISPLLGLLGTVNGMIEAFLAMNRASGTVSVTDLASGIWMALVSTAAGISVAIPTQIAYNFLITRLSGILGDIERVSTELIHALIEYRWQNNQGFEEDNATNEIAPKTEPYDRHN from the coding sequence ATGAAAGATGATTTTTGGCTATTCGCACAGCTTTTTTTAGCCGCCAAACAAAATCCTCGAGTCATTCAAGAAGCTATCTCTCTTTTTGACATTGTGCACAAAGGCGGATTGATCATGTGGCCAATCCTCTTTTGCAGCGTTTTGGGCTTAGGGGTTTTTTTGGAAAGGCTGTTTATGTACCGGCGGTGTGAACTGCCCATCGAAGAATCGATAGCAGGAATTAAAAATTTAATTCACAAAGGAAATTTCGAGGAGGCCCTTCTACGGGCCTCCTCTTTTTATGGACCGATAGGCCGGGTGATTCGACAGATTCTCCTCTTTCACTACCTGCCTTTATCAGAATTAAGGGAAGCAGCCAAAAATGTTGCCCAACTTGAAATTCCAAAACTAGAAGCACACCTTCCGATTCTTTCAACTATTGCTTCCATCAGTCCTCTTTTGGGTCTTTTAGGAACCGTCAATGGGATGATCGAGGCGTTTTTGGCAATGAATAGAGCTTCTGGAACTGTTTCTGTCACCGATTTAGCTTCTGGCATATGGATGGCATTAGTCAGCACAGCTGCTGGAATATCCGTTGCGATACCCACTCAGATCGCCTATAATTTTTTAATTACAAGACTCTCTGGTATTCTTGGCGATATTGAACGGGTATCGACCGAATTAATTCATGCCTTGATAGAATACCGGTGGCAAAATAACCAGGGTTTTGAAGAAGACAACGCAACAAATGAAATTGCGCCCAAGACTGAACCTTATGACCGGCACAATTAA
- a CDS encoding GuaB3 family IMP dehydrogenase-related protein, with protein sequence MGMWIGRNRKARVCYGFDEISLVPGEVTINPEEVDTSFEITHPSGKTIKLKIPILASAMDGVTDPRFCIEMSRLGGIGVINLEGIQTRYENPQEVINEIIKCDQNKVTELLQKIYSAPVKEKLIVARIEELKKGNAIAAVSSIPQTAETYGYIAQEAGADLYIVQSTVSTVRHISTRYKTLDLKQFCKNMRIPVLVGNAVTYNVVLELMDCGVSGVLIGVGPGAACTSRGVLGIGVPQVTATVDAAAARDAYYKKTGRYVPIITDGGMRRGGDLCKAIACGSDAVMIGSAFARAEEAPGKGCHWGMATPHANLPRGTLIRMGISGPLSQILYGPATVDDGSQNLVGALATSMGNVGAATIKQFQEAEIIIAPSIQSEGKLFQMIQSVGMGR encoded by the coding sequence ATGGGCATGTGGATAGGAAGAAATCGAAAAGCAAGAGTCTGTTATGGATTTGACGAGATTTCATTAGTCCCAGGAGAGGTCACTATTAATCCTGAGGAAGTCGATACTAGCTTTGAAATTACCCATCCTTCAGGCAAAACTATCAAATTAAAAATCCCAATTTTAGCAAGTGCCATGGATGGGGTGACAGACCCTCGATTTTGTATTGAAATGAGCCGATTGGGGGGGATTGGAGTCATCAATCTTGAAGGGATTCAAACGCGCTATGAAAATCCTCAAGAAGTCATTAATGAAATCATAAAATGCGACCAGAATAAGGTAACCGAACTCCTTCAAAAAATTTATTCTGCTCCTGTCAAAGAAAAACTCATCGTTGCAAGAATCGAAGAGCTTAAAAAGGGCAATGCCATTGCGGCGGTTTCATCTATTCCTCAAACTGCCGAAACCTATGGATACATTGCGCAAGAAGCTGGAGCTGATCTCTATATTGTTCAATCTACCGTAAGCACAGTCAGGCATATTTCAACCCGATATAAAACCCTGGATTTAAAGCAATTTTGCAAAAATATGCGTATTCCTGTGCTTGTAGGCAACGCCGTGACTTATAATGTAGTCCTCGAATTGATGGACTGCGGAGTCAGTGGTGTATTAATTGGTGTTGGTCCAGGAGCTGCCTGTACCTCAAGGGGAGTGCTTGGTATTGGCGTGCCACAAGTCACCGCCACAGTCGATGCTGCTGCAGCTAGAGATGCCTATTACAAAAAAACAGGCCGCTATGTTCCAATCATTACCGATGGTGGTATGCGAAGAGGCGGAGATCTTTGCAAAGCCATTGCCTGTGGATCGGATGCTGTCATGATTGGTTCTGCTTTTGCCCGAGCCGAAGAGGCTCCTGGCAAAGGATGTCATTGGGGAATGGCCACTCCCCATGCGAATCTGCCACGAGGCACATTGATTCGAATGGGAATATCTGGACCGCTTTCCCAAATCCTTTATGGTCCAGCTACTGTGGATGATGGTTCTCAAAATCTGGTTGGAGCCCTCGCGACATCCATGGGAAATGTCGGTGCTGCAACTATAAAACAATTTCAAGAAGCCGAAATTATCATTGCTCCGAGTATTCAGTCCGAAGGAAAGCTTTTTCAAATGATTCAATCGGTGGGCATGGGGAGATAA
- a CDS encoding biopolymer transporter ExbD, with translation MKLRPRLNLMTGTINPVPLVTVILLLLFFFLLGSSFVTLPGIIVELPKSPFGISVPLSNLIVSVFLEPEKKDTSTGFSAKREVLFYVNDQELNFEDLKKMIPEFASQHPNQMVIIKADKEVPQAYIIELTNLFLAQNLSVLLATQPDAEH, from the coding sequence ATGAAATTGCGCCCAAGACTGAACCTTATGACCGGCACAATTAATCCGGTGCCATTGGTCACTGTGATACTTCTACTCCTTTTTTTCTTCTTGCTCGGTTCTTCCTTTGTAACCCTACCTGGCATTATTGTGGAACTGCCTAAAAGTCCCTTTGGGATCAGTGTTCCATTGAGCAATCTGATCGTATCGGTTTTTCTAGAACCTGAAAAAAAGGACACATCTACTGGCTTTTCTGCCAAAAGAGAAGTTCTTTTCTATGTCAACGATCAAGAATTGAATTTTGAGGACCTAAAAAAAATGATTCCAGAATTTGCCTCCCAGCATCCCAACCAAATGGTTATTATTAAAGCGGACAAAGAAGTGCCTCAGGCCTATATCATCGAATTAACGAACCTTTTTTTAGCTCAGAATCTATCTGTTTTACTGGCAACTCAACCCGATGCAGAACATTAA
- the guaA gene encoding glutamine-hydrolyzing GMP synthase, which yields MKNPKLLPEKGSIAIIDFGSQYTQLIARRIRDLGVFSTILSWESSFQELCELSPAGIILSGGPSSILEEAAPTFDNRIFELGVPILGICYGYQWIASHFGGKVEKGEQGEYGRTSLSIINPTRLFEGLPSHLTVWNSHGDRVSVMPEDFEVIAFTADEPHAAICNLKKNIYCLQFHPEVTHTEHGEKILANFLFEICHATANWNLGSFIEESIEEIKRKVGKERVILGISGGVDSSVTAALIHKAIGERLYPIFVDTGLLRKNEAQIISELMRRNLGIKIHCFDASKEFLIKLRNVADPERKRKIIGNLFIRVFERAAQSVGEAKFLAQGTLYPDIIESAHSGRKGACLIKSHHNVGGLPKRLPFKLIEPLRFLFKDEVRKVGTLLGLSHELLYRHPFPGPGLAVRCLAPIREENLRILRDADAIVIEEIKKAGYYEKVWQAFAVLLPVRSVGVMGDRRTYDFTIALRVVESIDGMTADWAKLPPELLSRIANKIINEVEGVNRVVYDISSKPPATIEWE from the coding sequence ATGAAAAACCCCAAGCTTTTGCCTGAAAAGGGATCCATAGCTATCATAGATTTTGGGTCCCAATATACGCAGCTTATTGCACGTCGAATCAGGGATCTTGGCGTCTTCTCAACTATCCTTTCTTGGGAAAGTTCTTTTCAAGAGTTATGTGAACTTTCTCCAGCAGGCATTATCCTTTCGGGTGGACCCTCAAGTATTCTTGAAGAAGCAGCTCCTACTTTTGATAATCGCATCTTCGAACTTGGAGTTCCCATCCTTGGCATCTGCTATGGCTATCAATGGATAGCCTCTCATTTCGGAGGAAAGGTTGAAAAAGGAGAGCAAGGTGAATATGGTCGTACTTCCCTTTCGATTATCAATCCAACAAGGCTTTTTGAAGGACTCCCCTCTCATTTGACCGTTTGGAATAGCCATGGTGACAGAGTCAGTGTAATGCCTGAAGATTTTGAAGTTATTGCTTTTACGGCTGATGAACCGCATGCAGCAATCTGCAATCTTAAAAAGAACATCTATTGTCTTCAATTCCATCCGGAAGTCACTCATACTGAGCATGGAGAAAAAATATTAGCAAATTTTCTATTTGAAATCTGTCATGCCACGGCTAACTGGAATCTTGGTTCTTTTATTGAAGAAAGTATTGAGGAGATTAAACGGAAAGTGGGCAAAGAAAGAGTCATTCTAGGCATCAGTGGTGGGGTAGATTCTTCGGTAACCGCAGCCCTTATTCATAAAGCCATAGGGGAAAGACTCTATCCCATTTTTGTGGATACAGGCCTTTTACGAAAAAACGAAGCCCAAATAATTTCAGAGCTCATGCGCCGAAACCTTGGAATCAAAATACATTGCTTTGATGCTTCGAAGGAATTTTTGATCAAATTAAGAAATGTTGCCGATCCAGAAAGAAAAAGGAAGATCATTGGCAATCTGTTTATTCGGGTTTTCGAACGGGCGGCACAAAGTGTTGGAGAAGCCAAATTTCTTGCGCAGGGAACCTTATATCCAGATATCATCGAAAGTGCGCATTCTGGTCGAAAAGGGGCTTGCCTAATAAAAAGCCATCATAACGTTGGAGGATTACCCAAAAGACTTCCTTTCAAGCTCATAGAACCTCTACGATTTCTTTTCAAGGATGAAGTTAGAAAGGTTGGGACGTTACTTGGTTTATCTCACGAGCTGCTCTATCGGCATCCTTTTCCAGGACCAGGATTAGCGGTTCGTTGTTTAGCTCCAATTCGAGAAGAAAATCTACGGATTCTTAGAGATGCCGATGCGATTGTCATCGAAGAAATAAAAAAGGCTGGCTACTATGAGAAAGTATGGCAGGCTTTTGCAGTGCTTTTGCCTGTCCGCTCTGTAGGAGTCATGGGAGATAGACGAACCTATGACTTTACTATCGCCCTAAGAGTGGTAGAAAGCATAGACGGCATGACTGCCGATTGGGCCAAGTTACCTCCAGAACTTTTATCTAGGATAGCTAATAAAATTATAAATGAAGTTGAAGGAGTCAATCGCGTCGTTTACGATATTTCTTCAAAACCGCCTGCAACCATAGAATGGGAATGA
- a CDS encoding protein arginine kinase, with protein sequence MKINSLISSPSEWLHSGEGNNKIVVSSRVRIARNLNRFPFPGWARKNERIRILSITLPEVSSLGEMKPLAIVDSMDRFSPLEKQVLVEEHLISREHAAKNVGSGLAVNSSRSVSIMINEEDHLRIQTFKSGLQLKAAWKLAEKIDDELDEKLEFAFSTKLGYLTACPTNVGTGLRVSAMMHLPALVLSEQISQIVKAVNRIGLAVRGLFGEGTEALGNLFQISNQMTLGESEEEILERLHKVITQIIQHEENARQKLLQEKPKFILDQVSRAFGILQNSYIITSKETLNLLSVVRLGIDLGMFPENYRMIIDECLIKIQPAHLQMAYERKLSSEERDQLRADFLREKFKNFPSPDTRHLQFPYHH encoded by the coding sequence GTGAAAATAAATTCTTTAATCTCTTCTCCCAGTGAGTGGCTGCATTCTGGAGAGGGCAACAACAAGATTGTTGTTTCAAGCAGAGTTCGCATTGCAAGAAATCTCAATCGGTTTCCATTCCCTGGATGGGCTAGGAAGAACGAACGGATAAGAATATTATCAATTACGCTTCCTGAAGTCTCCTCCCTTGGGGAAATGAAGCCCTTAGCGATTGTAGATTCCATGGACCGTTTTTCTCCATTGGAAAAGCAGGTGCTCGTAGAAGAACATCTTATCAGCAGAGAACACGCAGCCAAAAATGTTGGAAGTGGGTTGGCTGTCAATTCCTCCCGTTCGGTTTCTATAATGATCAACGAAGAAGATCATTTACGGATACAGACTTTCAAATCTGGCTTGCAACTAAAAGCGGCCTGGAAACTTGCTGAAAAAATAGATGATGAACTGGATGAGAAACTTGAATTTGCCTTTTCTACAAAATTAGGCTATTTAACCGCCTGTCCTACGAATGTGGGAACTGGTTTAAGGGTCTCCGCCATGATGCACCTTCCGGCACTCGTGTTGAGCGAACAGATAAGCCAAATAGTAAAAGCGGTTAATAGAATTGGATTAGCCGTTCGAGGTTTATTTGGAGAAGGAACGGAAGCATTGGGAAATTTATTCCAGATTTCCAATCAGATGACCCTTGGGGAGAGTGAAGAGGAAATTTTAGAGAGGTTGCATAAAGTAATTACCCAGATAATTCAGCATGAAGAAAATGCTCGGCAAAAACTTTTACAAGAAAAGCCTAAATTTATATTGGATCAGGTAAGCAGAGCATTTGGAATTTTACAAAATTCGTATATAATTACTTCTAAAGAAACATTGAATTTGTTATCAGTCGTTCGTTTGGGGATTGATTTAGGGATGTTTCCAGAAAATTATAGAATGATTATTGATGAGTGTTTGATAAAAATTCAGCCAGCTCATTTACAAATGGCTTATGAGAGGAAACTTTCTTCGGAGGAAAGAGATCAGTTACGAGCTGATTTCTTAAGGGAAAAATTTAAAAATTTTCCTTCTCCAGATACAAGACATTTACAGTTTCCTTATCATCATTAA